A genome region from Brassica oleracea var. oleracea cultivar TO1000 chromosome C2, BOL, whole genome shotgun sequence includes the following:
- the LOC106326495 gene encoding uncharacterized protein LOC106326495, which translates to MIRELYKLKPETPMVMAYHPPDWMLEPVGTRTLPITLTTTSQVATMMSIHSWWSELKLCVSLVLKMLLITSFLPKQLSLSEVQPLYSKDKELVASKEVLEVIFNEQEVVPIYRAHFETEKAKEEERAAHGLPSTTTEAEGSGSSPSGSQA; encoded by the exons ATGATCCGTGAGCTCTATAAATTGAAGCCTGAGACACCCATGGTTATGGCATATCACCCACCCGACTGGATGCTTGAACCTGTGGGAACTCGTACCCTGCCTATTACATTGACAACAACCTCCCAAGTTGCAACCATGATGTCCATCCATTCTTGGTGGTCGGAGCTAAAGCTATGTGTTTCTTTGGTGCTGAAAATGTTGCTCATTACCAGTTTCTTACCAAAACAACTTTCTCTATCGGAGGTGCAACCTTTGTATTCAAAG GACAAAGAGCTTGTTGCTAGCAAGGAGGTTCTTGAGGTGATCTTTAACGAGCAAGAAGTGGTCCCAATATACAGGGCTCACTTTGAAACTGAAAAGGCAAAAGAAGAGGAAAGAGCTGCGCACGGTTTGCCCTCGACGACTACGGAAGCTGAAG GTTCTGGCTCTTCTCCCTCTGGATCACAAGCCTAA